A genomic window from Burkholderiales bacterium includes:
- a CDS encoding phosphoribosylanthranilate isomerase encodes MTIRIKICGITRRRDALAAAELGAHAIGLMFYKGSPRFVAPDKAREVIDGLPPFVTGVGVFVNPDEQQVRAVLGTVHLELLQFHGDESAEFCAKFGVPYIKAIRVKKDLDLLQYASRYGDAKGLLLDTHSDKGYGGTGEAFDWALIPNDLGLPIILSGGLTAENVARAIRRARPWAVDVSSSVESEKGIKDAGKIAAFIKEARDADV; translated from the coding sequence ATGACTATCCGAATCAAAATTTGCGGCATCACGCGCAGGCGCGATGCATTGGCGGCCGCCGAGCTGGGCGCACATGCCATTGGTCTTATGTTTTATAAAGGCAGCCCGCGTTTTGTCGCTCCGGATAAAGCACGCGAAGTGATTGACGGGTTGCCGCCTTTTGTCACGGGTGTGGGTGTGTTTGTCAATCCCGATGAACAACAGGTGCGAGCGGTCCTGGGCACAGTGCACCTTGAATTACTACAGTTTCACGGCGATGAATCAGCCGAATTCTGCGCAAAATTCGGCGTGCCATATATCAAAGCAATCCGAGTCAAGAAGGACTTGGATTTGCTACAATACGCATCCCGCTATGGCGATGCAAAAGGGTTGCTGCTGGATACGCACAGCGACAAAGGTTACGGCGGCACCGGAGAAGCTTTTGATTGGGCCTTGATCCCGAACGACCTGGGTTTGCCGATCATTCTTTCGGGCGGGCTAACCGCTGAAAACGTGGCGCGCGCGATCAGGCGGGCGCGACCTTGGGCGGTGGACGTATCGAGCAGCGTGGAGTCGGAAAAAGGAATCAAGGATGCGGGCAAAATCGCCGCGTTCATAAAAGAGGCGCGCGATGCAGATGTATGA
- a CDS encoding peptidylprolyl isomerase: MPEVYKTVNLNTNLGTITLELNADKAPLSVANFVNCVESGFYNNTLFHRVIDGFMIQGGGFEPGMRQKATSAKIKNEADNGLKNDAYTIAMARTSEPHSATSQFFINVADNAFLNFAAPTSQGYGYCVFGRVVKGAEVVDKIGKVKTGSRSGHQDVPLQDIIIRTAEVI; encoded by the coding sequence ATGCCCGAAGTTTACAAAACAGTTAACTTAAACACCAACCTTGGGACTATCACGCTGGAGCTAAACGCCGACAAGGCGCCGCTATCCGTAGCCAATTTTGTTAATTGCGTAGAAAGCGGTTTTTACAACAATACGCTATTTCACCGCGTGATCGACGGTTTCATGATACAAGGCGGCGGATTTGAGCCCGGCATGCGACAGAAGGCAACGTCTGCAAAAATTAAAAACGAAGCGGATAACGGGCTCAAAAATGACGCGTACACGATTGCTATGGCTCGCACCTCTGAGCCTCATTCTGCCACCAGCCAGTTTTTCATCAACGTCGCTGATAACGCATTTCTGAACTTTGCCGCGCCGACTTCGCAAGGTTACGGCTATTGCGTTTTCGGGCGGGTAGTGAAAGGAGCCGAAGTGGTGGACAAAATCGGGAAAGTCAAAACTGGCAGCCGGTCCGGCCATCAAGATGTGCCGCTGCAAGATATTATTATCCGAACTGCTGAAGTAATTTGA
- a CDS encoding SPOR domain-containing protein, producing MARTISDEQLRLKKRARRRLIGAIVLVTLMVILLPPFLDVEPKPVSQDINLQIPAQNGAGFASRVIPVPEKTGTAEAAVRQQQSGTAAPSPSPAPGTDKVTANAAQKKSEQNAKAEPRPEHNSAPYVVQLAAFVHKENAKQLQKKLSANGIPSYTEALKSAHGEKTRVRAGPYDSRDDAEKALDQIKALGLNGMVTPK from the coding sequence ATGGCAAGAACGATCAGTGACGAGCAATTGCGATTGAAAAAGCGAGCCAGAAGGCGCTTAATCGGAGCAATTGTCCTTGTCACTCTGATGGTAATATTGCTCCCCCCATTCTTGGATGTCGAACCTAAGCCGGTAAGCCAGGATATAAATCTTCAGATTCCGGCACAGAATGGCGCAGGTTTTGCGTCGCGGGTGATTCCGGTTCCCGAAAAAACCGGAACTGCGGAGGCGGCGGTGAGGCAGCAACAATCGGGAACCGCCGCTCCGTCACCGAGTCCAGCGCCGGGTACCGACAAAGTAACAGCGAACGCTGCGCAGAAAAAAAGCGAACAAAACGCAAAGGCAGAACCGAGGCCGGAACACAACTCAGCGCCCTACGTGGTGCAACTTGCCGCATTCGTTCATAAAGAAAACGCCAAACAGTTGCAGAAAAAACTTTCTGCGAACGGCATTCCGTCCTATACCGAGGCGCTGAAATCTGCCCACGGCGAAAAAACCCGGGTGCGTGCCGGGCCCTATGATAGCCGGGATGACGCGGAAAAGGCGCTTGACCAGATCAAGGCGCTGGGGCTCAACGGGATGGTAACACCCAAGTAG
- a CDS encoding UDP-2,3-diacylglucosamine diphosphatase has product MKPTLFISDLHLCVSRPHINRVFFTFMERIAVKAQALYVLGDLFEYWAGDDDLQDTFNSQVISAFHNLTEQQVALYVMHGNRDFLIGEAFARACNAQLLPDPSLIDLYGTPTLLMHGDTLCTDDTAYQAFRAQVRDPAWQKTFLAQPLAERKVAIEKVRAQSEKDKSQKSEAIMDVASAAVEKTLREYHYPRLIHGHTHRPAKHLHQLDGKTCERWVLSDWYKHGEYLRCDESGCGAIKL; this is encoded by the coding sequence ATGAAACCCACTCTATTCATCTCCGATCTTCATCTGTGCGTGAGCCGTCCGCACATCAACCGCGTTTTCTTTACGTTTATGGAGCGCATCGCGGTCAAAGCTCAGGCATTATATGTCCTGGGAGACTTGTTCGAGTATTGGGCAGGCGATGATGACCTCCAGGACACTTTTAACTCGCAAGTAATTTCGGCTTTCCACAATCTAACTGAGCAGCAAGTGGCTCTTTACGTAATGCATGGCAATCGCGATTTTCTAATAGGCGAAGCCTTCGCCCGAGCCTGCAATGCGCAACTTTTGCCCGATCCAAGTTTGATAGACCTATACGGCACGCCAACCTTGTTGATGCATGGAGATACGCTTTGCACCGACGATACCGCTTATCAGGCATTCCGCGCCCAAGTGCGAGACCCGGCGTGGCAAAAAACTTTTCTGGCGCAGCCGCTTGCCGAGCGTAAAGTGGCAATTGAAAAAGTGCGTGCGCAAAGCGAAAAGGACAAAAGCCAGAAGTCCGAAGCCATCATGGATGTGGCCTCTGCGGCAGTGGAAAAAACGCTTCGGGAATACCACTATCCTCGCTTGATACACGGCCATACCCACCGCCCTGCCAAGCATTTGCATCAGCTTGACGGCAAGACCTGCGAGCGCTGGGTATTAAGCGACTGGTACAAGCACGGCGAGTATTTGCGTTGCGACGAGTCTGGTTGCGGCGCCATTAAGCTGTAA
- the accD gene encoding acetyl-CoA carboxylase, carboxyltransferase subunit beta encodes MSWLQKLLPPKIKRNLTGAKKTVPEGLWTKCPICESVLYRSELENNLNVCPKCGHHNRLSARARLDALLDSEGRYEIGVEVTSVDILKFKDDMRYNERLEFAQAETEETEALVVMQGSVKTVPLIAAAFEFKFLGGSMGSAVGERFVRGAQLCVEQNLPMVCFSASGGARMQEGLLSLMQMAKTAAALTQLSSAKLPFISVLTDPTMGGVSASFAMLGDIIIAEPGALIGFAGPRVIEQTVRETLPEGFQRAEFLLEHGAIDMILDRRQMRDKLANLITLLLRQPAISA; translated from the coding sequence ATGAGCTGGCTTCAGAAACTGCTTCCCCCGAAAATCAAGCGCAACCTAACCGGGGCCAAGAAGACAGTCCCAGAGGGATTGTGGACCAAGTGTCCGATTTGCGAATCCGTGCTGTATCGCAGTGAGCTGGAAAATAATCTCAATGTCTGTCCCAAGTGCGGCCACCATAACCGCCTTTCGGCACGAGCGCGCCTGGACGCATTGCTGGACAGCGAGGGCCGCTATGAGATCGGCGTAGAGGTGACATCGGTAGATATCTTGAAATTCAAAGATGATATGCGCTACAACGAGCGCCTGGAATTTGCGCAAGCCGAAACGGAAGAGACCGAAGCGCTGGTGGTGATGCAAGGGAGCGTCAAAACCGTGCCGCTGATTGCAGCGGCGTTTGAATTCAAGTTTCTTGGCGGCTCGATGGGGTCGGCAGTAGGCGAGAGGTTTGTGCGAGGGGCGCAGCTCTGTGTCGAGCAGAATCTTCCAATGGTGTGTTTTTCTGCAAGCGGAGGCGCACGCATGCAGGAGGGATTACTATCGCTCATGCAAATGGCTAAAACTGCAGCCGCGCTCACCCAATTATCTTCGGCAAAGTTGCCCTTTATTTCTGTACTGACCGATCCTACTATGGGCGGCGTGTCAGCGAGCTTTGCCATGCTCGGCGACATAATCATCGCCGAACCGGGAGCGTTGATCGGTTTTGCTGGCCCGCGCGTCATCGAGCAAACGGTTCGCGAAACGCTTCCGGAGGGGTTCCAGCGCGCCGAATTCCTGCTCGAGCATGGCGCAATCGATATGATCCTTGACCGCAGGCAAATGCGCGACAAGCTTGCCAACCTGATTACGCTGTTATTGCGGCAGCCCGCCATATCCGCGTGA
- a CDS encoding CvpA family protein: MTVFDYAVILVIGLSVMLSIIRGAVREVLSLAAWVLAFWAAQTYAPDVSGLLPGNITNESLRLMTGFALVFLTVLVVMSFVAILCSKLVKTSGLSVADRSLGAVFGLARGLLIVLILVLLGGLTSLPKQPSWRNALFSPRLEAVATSVKIWLPDSLSKRISYQ, from the coding sequence ATGACGGTTTTTGATTATGCGGTAATTTTGGTTATCGGGCTATCGGTTATGTTGAGCATCATTCGGGGCGCCGTGCGCGAAGTGCTGTCGCTTGCCGCCTGGGTGTTGGCGTTTTGGGCCGCTCAGACCTATGCACCGGATGTGTCCGGGTTGCTGCCCGGTAACATTACGAACGAGTCCTTGCGGCTGATGACCGGTTTTGCGCTGGTGTTTTTGACGGTTCTCGTGGTTATGAGTTTCGTCGCGATTCTATGCTCCAAGCTGGTGAAAACCTCGGGCTTGAGCGTGGCGGATCGTAGCCTTGGCGCGGTATTCGGCTTGGCGCGCGGTTTGTTGATCGTGTTGATATTAGTGCTTTTGGGCGGCCTCACCTCCTTACCCAAGCAGCCGTCGTGGAGAAATGCCCTATTTAGCCCAAGGCTGGAAGCAGTGGCGACCAGCGTAAAGATCTGGCTTCCCGATAGTTTGTCTAAGCGTATAAGTTACCAGTAA
- the folC gene encoding bifunctional tetrahydrofolate synthase/dihydrofolate synthase encodes MKPEIPTSKPAILSDWLAYLESLNPRAISLGLDRVLQVKNTLQLEPEFPIITVSGTNGKGSTCAFLEAILKIAGYRVGCYTSPHLLSYNERVRINCMPVDDLALVRVFQKIEAARHDIPLTYFEYGTLAAMLLFSEAGLDVAILEVGLGGRLDAVNAFNADCAVITSIDFDHMDYLGNTREQIAFEKAGIFRPGKPAICADADVPDSLSKHATSIGAQLLRINRDFDFTPEKNQWLYRGPSGSRHVLPYPALRGAYQLQNASAALTVLDAFRDALAVGMGEIKRGLMEVELPARFQVLPGRPAVVLDVAHNPQAAAALSANLGKMECHGNTFAVFGMLKDKDIAGAARFLVPQVDSWLIASIGRERRGATASDVAEELLRAGVPQTAMSGFASPAEAYDQACNLATENDRIIVFGSFHTVAGVLRRRSGE; translated from the coding sequence GTGAAACCGGAAATTCCCACTTCCAAACCGGCAATTCTGTCTGATTGGCTTGCCTATTTGGAAAGCCTCAACCCGCGGGCGATCTCGCTTGGTTTGGATCGTGTACTGCAAGTCAAGAACACGCTTCAGCTCGAACCCGAATTTCCCATCATTACCGTAAGTGGTACCAACGGCAAAGGATCAACCTGCGCGTTCCTGGAGGCAATTTTGAAAATTGCGGGATACCGCGTCGGCTGCTACACCTCGCCCCATCTTCTCAGCTACAACGAGCGTGTGCGCATTAATTGTATGCCCGTGGATGATCTGGCCTTGGTCCGCGTATTTCAGAAAATCGAAGCGGCGCGTCATGATATTCCGCTTACATATTTCGAGTACGGCACTCTCGCGGCAATGTTGCTTTTCAGTGAAGCCGGGCTCGATGTCGCGATTCTGGAAGTGGGACTGGGCGGCAGACTCGATGCCGTCAATGCTTTCAATGCCGATTGTGCTGTGATTACCAGCATAGATTTTGACCATATGGATTATCTCGGCAATACCAGAGAGCAAATCGCTTTTGAAAAGGCTGGTATTTTCCGTCCGGGGAAGCCCGCAATATGTGCTGACGCGGATGTTCCCGACAGCCTTTCTAAACATGCAACAAGCATCGGCGCGCAATTGCTTCGCATCAATCGTGATTTTGACTTTACTCCCGAAAAAAACCAGTGGCTATATCGGGGACCCAGCGGCAGCCGTCACGTACTGCCTTATCCGGCGTTGCGCGGCGCGTACCAGTTGCAAAACGCCAGCGCTGCCTTGACAGTGCTGGACGCATTCAGAGACGCGCTTGCGGTAGGGATGGGGGAAATCAAGCGCGGATTGATGGAAGTGGAGCTGCCCGCGCGTTTCCAAGTACTTCCGGGGAGGCCCGCGGTGGTTCTGGATGTGGCGCACAACCCGCAAGCTGCAGCGGCGTTGTCGGCAAATCTCGGCAAAATGGAATGTCACGGAAATACGTTCGCCGTATTCGGCATGCTCAAAGACAAAGATATCGCCGGCGCGGCGCGGTTTCTGGTGCCGCAGGTGGACAGCTGGCTTATCGCGAGCATAGGTCGCGAGCGCCGCGGTGCGACGGCTTCTGATGTGGCGGAGGAATTACTGCGGGCGGGCGTGCCGCAAACGGCGATGTCGGGCTTTGCGAGCCCCGCTGAAGCTTATGATCAAGCCTGCAATTTGGCGACTGAAAATGATAGAATTATTGTTTTCGGCTCTTTCCATACCGTAGCCGGCGTGCTACGCAGGCGCAGCGGGGAGTAA
- the trpB gene encoding tryptophan synthase subunit beta, with product MYDLPDDKGHFGKYGGVFVAETLINALDELRQAYRRYRSDPEFEAELAYELKHYVGRPSPIYHAKRLSQQVGGAQILLKREDLNHTGAHKINNTMGQGLLARRMGKPRVIAETGAGMHGVAAATVAARFGMECVVYMGAEDIKRQATNVYRMKLLGASVTPVESGSKTLKDALNEAMRDWVTHVENTYYIIGSVAGPHPYPMMVRDFQSVIGREAKTQMLEMFGRQPDALIACVGGGSNAIGLFYPFIEEEKVRLIGVEAGGMGIATGKHAATLCVGKPGVLHGSRSYLMQDENGQIQETHSISAGLDYPGVGPEHAWLKDSGRAEYVSVTDAEALKAFHNLCQLEGIIPALESAHALAYAANIAADMGKDKLLLVNLSGRGDKDMNTVANLSGIKF from the coding sequence ATGTATGATCTTCCCGATGACAAAGGCCATTTCGGCAAGTACGGCGGCGTGTTTGTTGCGGAAACGCTGATCAATGCGCTAGACGAGCTGCGCCAAGCTTACCGGCGTTACCGCAGCGACCCGGAATTTGAGGCCGAATTGGCATATGAGCTCAAGCATTATGTCGGCCGGCCGAGCCCGATTTACCACGCCAAACGCTTGTCGCAGCAGGTCGGCGGCGCGCAAATCCTGCTAAAACGCGAGGATCTCAACCATACGGGCGCGCACAAAATCAACAATACCATGGGACAGGGGCTTCTGGCGCGCCGCATGGGCAAGCCGCGCGTGATAGCAGAAACAGGCGCCGGCATGCACGGGGTCGCAGCAGCCACCGTCGCAGCACGCTTCGGCATGGAATGCGTCGTGTACATGGGGGCGGAAGACATCAAGCGCCAAGCCACGAACGTCTACCGGATGAAGCTCTTAGGCGCCAGCGTTACGCCGGTGGAGTCCGGTTCGAAAACGCTCAAGGATGCGCTTAACGAAGCAATGCGCGACTGGGTTACTCATGTCGAAAATACCTATTACATCATTGGTTCCGTGGCGGGACCCCATCCGTATCCGATGATGGTACGGGATTTCCAGTCGGTCATCGGGCGCGAGGCGAAGACCCAGATGTTGGAAATGTTCGGGCGCCAGCCGGATGCGTTAATCGCCTGCGTTGGCGGAGGCTCCAACGCCATAGGCCTGTTTTATCCTTTCATCGAGGAAGAAAAAGTGCGCTTGATTGGTGTAGAGGCCGGAGGCATGGGCATTGCGACAGGCAAGCACGCAGCAACGCTTTGCGTGGGCAAGCCCGGCGTTCTGCACGGCAGCCGCAGTTATCTCATGCAGGATGAAAACGGTCAGATTCAAGAAACCCATTCGATTTCTGCAGGGCTTGATTACCCTGGGGTCGGACCCGAACACGCTTGGCTTAAGGATAGCGGGCGCGCTGAATATGTAAGCGTCACCGACGCCGAGGCGCTGAAAGCGTTCCATAATCTGTGCCAGCTCGAAGGTATCATTCCGGCGCTGGAATCCGCCCATGCGCTGGCATATGCCGCAAACATCGCCGCTGATATGGGTAAAGACAAACTGCTTCTGGTAAATCTTTCCGGGCGCGGTGACAAGGACATGAATACCGTGGCCAATTTGTCCGGCATCAAGTTCTGA
- a CDS encoding O-succinylhomoserine sulfhydrylase, which produces MSDDYQLETLAMRAGTHRSQFNEHSEALYLTSSFVFENAAQAAARFAGNEPGNIYSRFTNPTVTAFQERLAALEGAEACVATASGMSAILACVMGLLKSGDHIVASQSIFGATVQLFSNIFPRFGVKTTFVSATDVSAWQAALTANTRMLFLETPSNPLTEISDIAALSRIAKKSGAWLVVDNCFCTPVLQRPLEFGADIIIHSATKYIDGQGRVLGGAVLGKRDVIMDGVFAFLRTAGPTLSAFNAWVLLKGLETLKIRMDAHSANALELARWLEKQPSVEKVYYPGLPSHPQHRLALQQQKTGGGIVTFTVKGGKQAAWRVVDSTRMISITANLGDVKSTITHPASTTHGRISQDARDAAGVVDGLLRIAVGLEALQDIKDDIARGL; this is translated from the coding sequence ATGTCTGACGACTATCAACTGGAAACATTAGCGATGCGCGCCGGTACGCATCGCAGCCAGTTCAACGAGCATTCGGAAGCGCTGTACCTCACTTCAAGCTTCGTGTTCGAGAATGCGGCACAAGCGGCGGCGCGCTTTGCGGGCAACGAGCCCGGAAATATATATTCGCGCTTCACGAATCCTACGGTCACCGCATTTCAGGAAAGGCTTGCCGCACTGGAAGGAGCGGAAGCCTGTGTGGCCACGGCTTCGGGCATGTCGGCCATACTCGCCTGTGTTATGGGCTTGCTCAAAAGCGGCGACCACATAGTCGCTTCACAAAGCATATTCGGCGCGACGGTGCAGCTCTTCAGCAATATCTTCCCGCGTTTCGGCGTGAAGACTACATTTGTTTCAGCGACCGATGTCAGTGCCTGGCAGGCGGCGCTAACAGCCAATACCAGGATGCTCTTTCTGGAAACACCGTCCAATCCGCTCACTGAAATATCCGATATAGCCGCCTTAAGCCGAATCGCAAAGAAGAGCGGCGCGTGGTTGGTGGTGGACAACTGTTTCTGTACGCCCGTGCTGCAACGGCCGCTGGAATTTGGCGCCGACATCATCATTCATTCCGCTACCAAGTATATCGACGGGCAGGGCAGGGTACTGGGAGGCGCTGTGCTTGGAAAACGCGATGTCATTATGGATGGCGTATTCGCGTTTCTGCGAACCGCCGGTCCGACCTTAAGCGCATTCAATGCCTGGGTGCTGTTGAAAGGATTGGAGACACTCAAAATCCGCATGGACGCACATTCAGCAAACGCGCTGGAACTTGCGCGCTGGCTGGAGAAACAGCCCTCGGTTGAAAAAGTATATTACCCGGGATTGCCTTCTCATCCACAACACCGCCTGGCATTACAACAGCAAAAAACCGGCGGCGGAATCGTTACTTTTACGGTGAAAGGCGGCAAACAGGCGGCCTGGCGCGTAGTAGATTCAACCCGAATGATTTCGATCACCGCCAACTTGGGTGACGTCAAAAGCACGATCACCCATCCCGCCTCTACCACCCACGGGCGCATATCCCAGGACGCGCGCGACGCCGCGGGGGTGGTGGATGGTTTGCTTAGGATTGCAGTGGGTTTGGAGGCGCTGCAGGACATCAAGGATGACATTGCACGCGGACTTTGA
- a CDS encoding tetratricopeptide repeat protein, whose amino-acid sequence MKWRDVAALPLVLALGMIAPVAAADELHDAETLFKQGNNAEALDKVNSYLANHSNDVKARFLLGLIYTEQHKSAEAIKVFTALTQEHPELPEPYNNLAVLYAAQGQYDKARIALETAIRDRPNYAVAYENLGDVYAKLAAQAYDKALEFDKTNTTAQTKRERIKDLLSADTQATKATANFAAGGASSDTQEILNTVNGWAEAWSKGDVAAYLAYYAQDFKTPDGEDRQDWENSRKQSISKSQPIQVAIVDPKITISDATHASASFTENYRSKNLNTSNTKILHLVKSGDRWLIQTEQTRQ is encoded by the coding sequence ATGAAATGGCGCGACGTCGCGGCTTTGCCTCTAGTGCTGGCGCTGGGAATGATCGCTCCAGTGGCGGCAGCGGACGAGCTGCACGATGCCGAGACGCTGTTTAAGCAGGGCAACAACGCTGAAGCGCTGGACAAGGTTAATAGCTACCTCGCGAATCATTCCAACGACGTAAAGGCGCGTTTTCTGCTGGGCCTGATTTATACCGAGCAACATAAGTCTGCCGAAGCGATCAAGGTATTCACTGCGCTTACCCAAGAGCATCCGGAATTGCCCGAACCATACAATAATCTGGCAGTGCTGTATGCGGCACAAGGCCAGTACGATAAGGCCAGAATCGCGTTGGAAACTGCAATACGCGACCGTCCCAATTACGCCGTCGCGTATGAAAATCTCGGCGACGTCTATGCGAAATTGGCGGCACAAGCGTACGACAAAGCGCTGGAGTTTGACAAAACCAACACCACTGCGCAAACCAAGCGAGAGCGGATCAAAGACCTGTTATCTGCCGACACGCAGGCAACAAAAGCAACCGCAAATTTCGCCGCGGGGGGCGCAAGCAGCGACACCCAGGAAATCCTGAACACCGTCAATGGCTGGGCCGAGGCTTGGTCGAAGGGTGACGTGGCTGCCTATCTCGCGTACTACGCGCAGGACTTTAAGACCCCCGATGGGGAAGACCGTCAGGACTGGGAAAATTCTCGCAAACAATCCATCTCCAAGTCCCAGCCCATACAAGTTGCGATCGTCGATCCCAAAATCACGATCAGTGACGCAACGCATGCGAGCGCCAGTTTCACAGAAAATTACCGGTCCAAAAACTTGAATACCTCTAATACAAAAATCCTGCATCTTGTGAAATCGGGTGACAGGTGGCTAATCCAAACGGAACAGACGAGGCAGTGA
- the trpA gene encoding tryptophan synthase subunit alpha: MSRIAATFSQLQQHGKKALIPFITAGDPEPTMTLGLMYALVKGGADIIELGVPFSDPMADGPTIQRSSERALKHGINLTQILGLVAEFRKTNRSTPVVLMGYANPIEALGYQEFVDMAEASGVDGVLVVDYPPEESVELARHLERHHIDGIYLLSPTTDETRIEQVAKLSRGYIYYVSLKGVTGARNLDLSDVAKKLPQIRARTKLPVGVGFGIRDAQTAKEVAGLADAVVVGSRIVEEVENSAGQDVLNRVSALVKDLRQAIDQR; the protein is encoded by the coding sequence ATGTCGCGCATCGCGGCCACTTTCAGCCAACTGCAACAGCACGGAAAAAAGGCATTGATTCCGTTTATCACTGCGGGCGACCCAGAGCCGACAATGACACTCGGGCTCATGTATGCCTTGGTAAAAGGTGGAGCGGACATCATTGAGCTTGGCGTGCCGTTTTCCGATCCAATGGCGGATGGGCCGACCATTCAGCGGTCATCCGAACGGGCATTGAAACACGGCATCAACTTAACGCAGATACTCGGCCTGGTGGCCGAATTCCGTAAAACCAACCGCAGCACTCCGGTGGTGTTGATGGGTTATGCCAATCCTATTGAAGCCTTGGGTTATCAAGAGTTCGTCGATATGGCCGAAGCTAGCGGCGTGGACGGAGTACTGGTTGTGGATTATCCTCCTGAAGAGAGCGTCGAGTTGGCCCGCCATCTCGAGCGCCACCATATTGATGGGATTTATCTGCTTTCTCCCACAACTGATGAAACGCGAATTGAGCAGGTGGCTAAACTCTCCCGAGGTTATATATATTATGTCTCATTAAAAGGCGTGACCGGGGCCAGGAATCTTGATCTGAGCGATGTGGCGAAAAAGTTGCCGCAAATTCGCGCGCGGACCAAGCTGCCGGTAGGCGTAGGCTTCGGCATCCGCGACGCGCAAACAGCAAAAGAGGTGGCAGGACTGGCCGACGCTGTGGTAGTCGGAAGTCGCATTGTGGAAGAAGTTGAAAATTCCGCCGGGCAGGACGTATTGAACAGAGTTTCTGCCCTCGTCAAAGACTTGCGCCAAGCTATAGACCAACGCTAA
- the truA gene encoding tRNA pseudouridine(38-40) synthase TruA — MARIALGLEYNGAAFCGWQTQTGGGAIQDVVEAALAQIAGEKVTVIAAGRTDAGVHALAQVAHFDSRTQRPQSAWVRGVNALLPPQVAVVWAHVVADDFHARFSAVERCYRYLLLNTAVRPALYQGQVGWFHQQLDVGAMRESATLLVGKHDFSAFRAAECRAPTPEKELRRVEITRLKDLIMFEFCADAFLHHMVRNIVGCLVYVGSGKRAVPWLGEVLQSRDRRRAAPTFSAAGLYLSGVSYSPRWRIANFNRNMLLFP; from the coding sequence ATGGCGAGAATTGCGCTCGGGTTGGAATACAATGGCGCTGCTTTCTGTGGCTGGCAAACGCAGACTGGCGGTGGCGCCATTCAGGACGTCGTCGAGGCCGCGCTGGCGCAAATCGCCGGCGAGAAGGTTACAGTCATAGCAGCGGGGCGTACCGATGCCGGCGTTCACGCCTTGGCACAGGTGGCGCATTTTGACAGCCGGACCCAACGTCCCCAATCAGCCTGGGTGCGAGGCGTAAACGCGCTTCTGCCGCCGCAGGTTGCCGTAGTCTGGGCACACGTGGTCGCCGACGATTTTCACGCACGCTTTAGCGCCGTCGAGCGCTGTTACCGCTACTTGCTGCTGAATACCGCGGTGCGTCCGGCACTCTATCAAGGCCAAGTCGGCTGGTTTCATCAGCAGCTCGATGTAGGGGCCATGCGCGAATCTGCAACGTTATTGGTGGGTAAGCACGATTTCAGCGCATTTCGTGCCGCCGAGTGTCGCGCGCCTACGCCGGAGAAGGAATTACGCAGGGTCGAGATTACAAGACTGAAGGATCTGATCATGTTTGAATTCTGCGCAGATGCTTTTCTCCATCACATGGTACGCAACATCGTCGGTTGCTTGGTGTATGTGGGAAGCGGCAAACGCGCAGTACCATGGCTCGGCGAAGTTTTGCAAAGCAGAGACAGACGCCGCGCGGCGCCGACTTTCAGCGCTGCCGGCCTTTATCTGTCGGGTGTGAGTTACAGCCCGAGGTGGCGCATAGCCAATTTTAATCGTAACATGCTGCTTTTTCCGTAA